The Aspergillus chevalieri M1 DNA, chromosome 5, nearly complete sequence genome includes a region encoding these proteins:
- a CDS encoding uncharacterized protein (COG:S;~EggNog:ENOG410PTB4) codes for MGTTSVRRNLFNSNLSKRAVSSIPPMQGASNNSFNIQSSSYSSSSETNPSSSNNDRSTDSDEIVVKDKNGSYKLDIPVLPVIVNDDGEEIEGFDEGHNGGGPGSAVDSTGETELGGREKERIEASLIEMMCRNRNRQMSSDPAEIYNLVQQSLRNKVAALDEDNWMYEPAVEPRV; via the exons ATGGGAACGACCTCTGTCCGCCGCAACCTCTTCAACAGCAACCTCAGCAAACGCGCCGTATCATCCATCCCACCTATGCAAGGCGCCAGTAACAATTCCTTCAATATACAATCTTCTTCTTACTCCAGCTCTTCAGAAACGAACCCTTCGTCGTCGAATAATGACAGGTCCACGGATAGTGACGAAATTGTGGTCAAGGACAAGAATGGCAGCTATAAGCTCGATATACCGGTGCTCCCAGTGATTGTGAACGATGATGGGGAGGAGATTGAAGGCTTTGATGAGGGACATAATGGCGGAGGGCCGGGTTCTGCTGTCGATTCAACGGGGGAGACTGAACTTGGAGGACGCGAGAAAGAGA GAATTGAGGCCAGCTTGATAGAGATGATGTGCCGCAATCGGAATAGGCAGATGAGCAGTGACCCAGCTG AAATATACAATCTAGTCCAGCAAAGCCTTCGAAACAAGGTAGCAGCATTGGACGAAGACAATTGGATGTACGAACCAGCGGTCGAACCACGGGTCTAA
- a CDS encoding protein GET4 (BUSCO:EOG09264T1U;~COG:U;~EggNog:ENOG410PJSH;~InterPro:IPR011990,IPR007317;~PFAM:PF04190;~go_function: GO:0005515 - protein binding [Evidence IEA];~go_process: GO:0045048 - protein insertion into ER membrane [Evidence IEA]) — protein MTSRIEKTIARQREKIASGAYYEAHQQLRVIAARYIKQGSYDAAADLLAGGATALLRAGSQQGAAASGGDLAIMLVLEVYTKAEWEITGEDDDAKGRARKKRLIELLREIPPEEPARKRYIQEMISWSGRFGPLERGDPELHHAAGSVYAEDNEPYDAEKHLILGTPESAETLAKLEYEWYTNDEPHTAAIYASRAVFPYLMTGNLRSANKAFMVFTSRLSSSDPTLAVQDVSSASSDIRVFPTVPLLNFINMLLLTIQRGNADLFRQLTAHYSSQIKEVGIWDDALAQFGEKYFGIDIPRQSNPLFDMMGSMLFGGQQGGGRGPQAASRRVEAPRNMELD, from the exons ATGACCTCACGGATCGAGAAGACGATTGCCCGCCAACGAGAAAA GATTGCCTCCGGCGCTTACTACGAAGCTCACCAGCAGCTGCGTGTCATCGCGGCACGATACATCAAACAAGGCAGCTACGATGCGGCGGCTGACTTGTTGGCCGGAGGCGCTACCGCTTTACTGAGAGCCGGCTCGCAGCAGGGTGCTGCTGCGAGTGGTGGTGATCTGGCGATTATGCTGGTGCTTGAGGTGTACACCAAGGCAGAGTGGGAGATTACtggagaggatgatgatgcgaAGGGACGGGCCCGGAAGA AGCGCCTGATCGAATTGCTCCGTGAAATCCCACCGGAGGAGCCTGCGAGAAAGAGGTATATCCAGGAAATGATTAGTTGGAGTGGAAGGTTTGGCCCGTTGGAAAGAGGCGACCCAGAGCTGCACCACGCAGCCGGATCGGTGTACGCTGAAG ACAACGAACCATACGATGCCGAGAAGCACCTCATTCTTGGGACACCGGAATCAGCTGAGACCCTTGCAAAGCTCGAATACGAGTGGTACACCAACGATGAACCGCACACGGCCGCTATTTACGCTTCGCGCGCTGTTTTCCCATACCTTATGACCGGGAACCTCCGCAGTGCCAACAAGGCTTTCATGGTCTTCACATCGCGACTCTCTTCATCAGATCCCACTCTTGCTGTCCAAGATGTCAGCAGCGCCAGTTCCGATATCAGAGTATTCCCCACGGTGCCTCTGTTGAACTTTATCAACATGTTGCTCCTTACAATCCAACGTGGAAACGCAGATCTCTTCCGACAATTGACGGCCCACTATTCCTCTCAGATCAAAGAAGTCGGCATCTGGGACGATGCGTTAGCGCAATTTGGTGAGAAATATTTCGGCATCGACATTCCTCGCCAGAGTAATCCGCTGTTCGATATGATGGGCAGCATGTTGTTTGGAGGTCAACAAGGCGGTGGTAGAGGACCGCAGGCGGCTTCGAGGAGAGTCGAGGCGCCAAGGAATATGGAGCTTGATTGA
- the RAI1 gene encoding DXO/RAI1 family decapping nuclease (COG:K;~EggNog:ENOG410PIR0;~InterPro:IPR039039,IPR013961;~PFAM:PF08652): MNRSTFDIQPVNRFVGTNATIRRPKEITCFSYDDQRQFHLDESSMRYYYPPQLPADLNRGFGTFQKLDDSADEHLDALLKTIVAMEKETGKKCEADIITWRGMMTKILTIPFDNLNGFEMNATRFQDTMYYHNPWPVIKWTGLMIIRFIEENNFYKNEQKKVQQNQRMPPGMASQDLMAYWGYKFESISVLRQPWDPTPRHEIENRDEEIVNNSAQYCSVVRTGIGNVRMVIGGEVDAVWDCKPDRKEDHIRWVELKTSAEIRNDRDMVKYERKLLKFWAQSFLLGVPKIVVGFRDQQGIVHRMEEVDTYTIPSKVKKVGRGTWDGNICINFAAAFLEWLKTTITQDGTWRIRKAEKSPVIEVFKVEESGHGDILSPEFTAWRSRMEDTETKEPHEVPAE, from the exons ATGAATCGGTCTACATTTGACATCCAGCCGGTCAACCGGTTCGTGGGCACCAATGCCACCATCCGCCGTCCGAAA GAAATCACCTGTTTTTCATACGATGACCAGCGTCAATTTCATCTGGACGAGTCATCAATGCGCTATTACTATCCGCCACAACTACCTGCGGACTTGAATCGTGGTTTCGGTACGTTCCAGAAACTGGATGACTCCGCAGATGAGCATCTTGATGCTCTGCTGAAAACTATCGTGGCcatggaaaaagaaacgggGAAGAAGTGTGAAGCAGATATCATCACATGGAGAGGCATGATGACCAAG ATCTTGACTATTCCATTCGACAATCTGAACGG CTTCGAGATGAACGCAACTCGTTTCCAG GATACCATGTATTATCACAACCCATGGCCTGTTATCAAATGGACAGGGCTAATGATCATCAGATTCATCGAGGAAAACAATTTCTACAAAAATGAGCAAAAGAAGGTCCAACAAAATCAGAGGATGCCACCAGGGATGGCGTCCCAGGACCTGATGGCATATTGGG GTTACAAATTTGAGAGCATCTCGGTACTCCGACAACCCTGGGATCCGACCCCTCGCCATGAGATTGAGAATCGGGATGAAGAGATAGTCAATAACAGCGCCCAATACTGCTCCGTCGTACGTACCGGGATAGGCAACGTGAGAATGGTTATTGGTGGAGAGGTCGATGCCG TATGGGACTGCAAACCCGATAGAAAAGAGGACCATATCCGCTGGGTCGAATTGAAGACATCGGCGGAGATCAGGAATGATCGCGATATGGTCAAATATGAACGAAAACTCCTGAAGTTCTGGGCGCAGTCATTCTTACTCGGCGTCCCCAAGATTGTCGTTGGATTCCGCGACCAACAAGGCATCGTACATCGCATGGAAGAAGTCGATACTTACACCATCCCGAGCAAGGTTAAGAAGGTCGGGAGAGGTACCTGGGACGGGAATATCTGTATCAACTTCGCCGCTGCATTCCTTGAAT GGCTGAAGACAACCATCACACAAGATGGGACATGGAGGATCCGCAAAGCTGAGAAGTCGCCGGTTATTGAAGTTTTCAAAGTTGAAGAGAGCGGACATGGGGATATTCTTTCTCCAGAATTCACGGCTTGGAGATCCAGAATGGAGGACACTGAGACAAAAGAGCCTCACGAAGTTCCAGCTGAATAG
- a CDS encoding tRNA dimethylallyltransferase (BUSCO:EOG09262C5Z;~COG:H;~EggNog:ENOG410PGF7;~InterPro:IPR018022,IPR039657,IPR027417,IPR030666;~PFAM:PF01715;~go_function: GO:0005524 - ATP binding [Evidence IEA];~go_function: GO:0052381 - tRNA dimethylallyltransferase activity [Evidence IEA];~go_process: GO:0008033 - tRNA processing [Evidence IEA]), with the protein MLSFLRSIFYRQRPSIMEPLIAVVGATGTGKSKLAVDLASRFNGEIINGDAMQMYRGLPIITNQIPVEERNGIPHHLLSCVELEEEAWRIGIFKRETLRLIKDIHSRGKLPVLVGGTHYYTQAVLFKDQTVGENAEIGTDQEEQTADESSAKWPILDAPTEVVLQKLREIDPVMADRWHPNETRKIRRSLEIYFQTGRPASEIYAEQKRSKEMTATATSSGSEQLRFPTMIFWVHAEREALNIRLEERVDVMVEQGLMSEAQRMFDYLQEKQAQGVTVDQERGVWISIGFKELAPYFQAVQQGSSSEEELEALKRSCIEAIKIATRQYSTSQIKWVRNKLWNTLSEAGMTHRLFILDTSNVEEWERNITEPSERLVHALLNDESTPDPKSLSELAKTTLSAKEAKAAKQKSGALKTVSCDVCSKTMTTEQWDVHINGFAHRRALKHAAKKAEHADYLRKTESLDDTRKQRVVS; encoded by the exons ATGCTCAGTTTTCTTCGATCTATATTCTATCGCCAACGCCCCTCAATCATGGAACCCCTCATAGCTGTCGTCGGTGCCACAGGcaccggcaaatccaag CTTGCAGTTGACTTAGCATCCcgcttcaatggtgaaattATCAACGGCGATGCGATGCAAATGTACCGCGGCCTTCCCATCATCACAAACCAGATACCCGTCGAAGAAAGGAATGGAATTCCGCATCATCTGCTGAGTTGCGTCGAACTGGAAGAGGAAGCCTGGCGGATTGGGATATTCAAGAGGGAGACTCTCCGGCTGATCAAGGATATCCATTCGCGGGGGAAGCTTCCAGTGCTTGTCGGAGGAACGCATTACTATACACAGGCGGTGCTTTTCAAGGACCAAACCGTCGGCGAGAATGCGGAAATTGGCACAGAccaagaagaacagacgGCAGACGAATCCTCTGCAAAATGGCCCATCCTCGATGCGCCGACAGAGGTGGTCTTGCAGAAACTACGAGAGATAGATCCGGTTATGGCAGATCGATGGCATCCGAACGAGACGCGCAAGATTCGACGCTCTTTGGAAATCTACTTCCAGACAGGCAGGCCGGCCTCGGAAATATACGCAGAGCAGAAACGCTCCAAGGAAATGACAGCGACAGCAACCTCTTCCGGATCGGAACAGTTGCGCTTCCCGACGATGATATTCTGGGTTCATGCAGAGAGGGAAGCATTGAACATTCGACTCGAGGAGCGTGTGGATGTCATGGTTGAGCAGGGTCTGATGTCAGAAGCCCAGAGAATGTTCGATTACCTTCAGGAAAAGCAAGCGCAAGGTGTCACTGTTGACCAGGAAAGAGGCGTTTGGATTTCAATTGGCTTCAAGGAGTTAGCACCATATTTCCAGGCTGTGCAGCAAGGATCATCCAGCGAAGAGGAACTGGAAGCACTCAAGCGCTCGTGTATTGAGGCTATCAAGATCGCCACGCGCCAGTACTCAACGTCACAGATTAAATGGGTCCGGAACAAACTATGGAACACCCTCTCGGAGGCCGGAATGACCCATCGTCTATTCATTCTTGACACCAGCAACGTCGAAGAATGGGAGCGGAATATCACAGAGCCATCTGAGAGGCTTGTTCATGCTTTGCTCAATGACGAGTCGACACCTGATCCGAAGTCACTCTCGGAGCTTGCAAAGACAACTCTTAGCGCTAAAGAAGCAAAGGCAGCGAAGCAAAAAAGCGGCGCCTTGAAGACCGTCTCGTGTGACGTCTGCAGTAAGACTATGACTACCGAACAGTGGGATGTTCATATCAATGGATTTGCTCATAGACGAGCGCTCAAGCATGCTGCGAAGAAAGCTGAGCATGCTGATTATTTGCGGAAAACAGAATCTTTGGATGATACTCGAAAGCAGAGGGTTGTCAGCTAA
- the CAF16 gene encoding putative ABC transporter (BUSCO:EOG09263X4B;~COG:K;~EggNog:ENOG410PINB;~InterPro:IPR027417,IPR003593,IPR003439;~PFAM:PF00005;~go_function: GO:0005524 - ATP binding [Evidence IEA]): MAPHNPNQREPSITVQNLSYKFQDGSPGLNNVNLNLPPGSRTLLIGANGAGKTTLLRLLAGKRLAPNNTIAVAGIDPFKDGLEGVTYLGVEWVLNQIVRTDMDVPTLLASVGGNVYPERRDELVEILDIDIRWRMHAVSDGERRRVQLAMGLLVPWSVLLLDEITVDLDLLSRSDFLSYLKRETETRPCTIVYATHILDNLSQWPTHLVHMHLGTVKQVGPIEQFQKEVPETAENSQLGELVLKWLKEDLRTRGPRNGYSSDSKTYASLEGKGGYGFEKKN, encoded by the exons ATGGCACCCCACAACCCGAATCAGAGGGAACCCTCCATCACCGTGCAAAACCTCTCATATAAATTCCAGGATGGATCTCCCGGCTTGAATAATGTAAACCTCAATCTGCCTCCCGGAAGCCGAACTCTCCTCATTGGAG CAAACGGCGCGGGGAAAACgaccctcctccgcctcctaGCAGGCAAGCGTCTAGCACCAAACAACACAATAGCCGTAGCTGGCATTGATCCCTTCAAAGACGGTCTGGAAGGAGTCACTTATCTCGGCGTGGAATGGGTCCTCAACCAAATCGTCCGCACTGACATGGACGTCCCCACGCTTCTCGCCTCCGTCGGAGGCAACGTCTACCCCGAGCGGCGGGATGAACTGGTCGAGATCCTCGACATTGATATTCGCTGGCGCATGCATGCCGTCTCGGACGGAGAGCGCCGCCGTGTACAGCTGGCGATGGGTCTGCTGGTTCCCTGGAGCGTGCTTCTTCTCGATGAGATCACGGTTGACCTGGACTTGTTGTCCAGGAGTGACTTCCTCTCGTACCTTAAGCGGGAGACGGAGACGAGGCCGTGTACGATTGTTTATGCCACTCATATTTTGGATAACCTCTCGCAGTGGCCGACGCACTTGGTGCATATGCATCTTGGTACTGTTAAGCAAGTGGGCCCTATTGAGCAGTTCCAAAAGGAAGTTCCTGAGACTGCTGAGAATAGTCAGCTCGGTGAGCTGGTTCTCAAGTGGCTCAAGGAGGATTTGAGGACTAGAGGGCCCAGGAATGGCTATTCGAGCGATAGCAAGACATATGCGTCCCTAGAGGGGAAGGGAGGCTACGGGTTCGAAAAGAAGAATTGA
- a CDS encoding Elongator subunit ELP2 (COG:B,K;~EggNog:ENOG410PGG4;~InterPro:IPR037289,IPR036322,IPR015943,IPR001680, IPR020472,IPR017986;~PFAM:PF00400;~go_component: GO:0033588 - Elongator holoenzyme complex [Evidence IEA];~go_function: GO:0005515 - protein binding [Evidence IEA];~go_process: GO:0002098 - tRNA wobble uridine modification [Evidence IEA]), with translation MVSITTDYISVGGNRHPAAADWDVQSGVLAFGADQNVALWDPRENSQRGVHSLLVGHTDKVSAVRFYTCPSTSTKLLVTGSVDRTVRVWRSSTMDARQFVLAQTLDGHTGSVNAVAVTDGTNLVASGAADGSVRVWRISDGGASAELVQSVTMKPRFFPMTLSLSRLQTDGKERPAVLAVAGTTNIVQIFVSENTTMAPEFKLCATLSGHEAWVRSLSFTNDKQSKTGDLLLASASQDKYIRLWRLHRGEAVQAAPADETDPMLGGMEPTLTNKAHEFEAAESKYTITFEALLFGNEDWIYTTTWNPNPERQQLLSASADNTLTIWEQDSVSGVWVSMERMGEISVQKGSTTATGSTGGFWIGLWSPDGTQVVSLGRTGSWRSWRYDADADIWVQTLGISGHVRSVNGVQWEPSGGYLLSASADQTTRLHAQWLREELGSWHELARPQIHGYDLNCVDILGPARFVSGADEKLLRVFNVPKQIAQLLEKLSGFQQSTEALPDTAQMPVLGLSNQATGEETPLEEEDESSAQAGKVQASLAESNEPPLEDQLARYTLWPEHEKLYGHGYEISAVAVSHDHTLIATACKASSLDHAVIRLYDTSDWHEIRPPLTAHSLTITSLSFSGDDRYLASVGRDRQWAVFQRNEQEPSSFSLLQSNPKGHSRMILDASWAPVTDKPVFATAGRDKSVKLWRMEEGSFMCKSTISLQSSVTAISFLPAVQDGSLLLAVGEDSGELSVYQVVVDSLEVKHLVTIDKTMSPSKTIAELSWRPTTRTDTSKFELAVASEDTSTRIYAISNVFAWKNRKLCT, from the exons ATGGTGTCCATCACAACCGACTATATCAGCGTTGGGGGGAACCGGCACCCGGCTGCCGCGGACTGGGACGTTCAGTCGGGTGTGCTTGCCTTTGGTGCGGACCAAAACGTGGCCTTGTGGGATCCAAGA GAAAATTCTCAACGTGGGGTTCATTCTCTACTCGTCGGACATACCGACAAAGTCAGCGCAGTCAGATTCTACACATGCCCATCGACAAGCACGAAACTCCTTGTTACCGGCTCGGTAGATCGCACGGTTCGAGTATGGCGATCCAGTACAATGGACGCGCGCCAATTCGTACTTGCGCAGACTCTTGACGGACACACGGGTTCAGTCAATGCGGTTGCGGTGACTGATGGCACGAATCTTGTCGCATCGGGAGCAGCGGATGGAAGCGTGCGAGTGTGGAGAATTTCCGACGGAGGCGCAAGCGCGGAATTGGTCCAGAGCGTAACTATGAAGCCGCGATTCTTCCCGATGACCCTATCATTGAGCCGACTTCAGACCGATGGGAAGGAGCGACCTGCTGTGCTGGCGGTTGCGGGAACCACCAACATTGTGCAGATATTCGTTTCTGAGAATACGACTATGGCTCCTGAGTTTAAACTTTGCGCAACACTATCGGGCCACGAGGCGTGGGTAAGGTCGCTTTCTTTTACAAATGACAAGCAGAGCAAGACGGGTGATCTTTTGCTGGCGTCAGCTAGTCAGGACAAATACATTCGACTTTGGCGACTACATCGTGGAGAAGCTGTACAGGCTGCGCCAGCAGATGAGACAGACCCTATGCTGGGAGGAATGGAACCGACATTGACAAACAAAGCCCATGAATTTGAGGCGGCAGAGTCCAAATATACAATCACCTTTGAAGCGCTTCTTTTCGGCAACGAGGACTGGATCTACACCACAACATGGAACCCCAACCCGGAACGACAGCAGCTTCTCTCTGCTTCAGCAGATAACACCCTGACAATCTGGGAGCAAGACTCCGTATCTGGGGTCTGGGTTTCTATGGAGCGTATGGGAGAGATCAGCGTGCAAAAGGGTTCTACTACGGCCACCGGCAGTACAGGCGGATTCTGGATTGGTCTGTGGTCGCCAGATGGTACGCAGGTTGTAAGCTTGGGACGAACAGGTAGCTGGAGATCATGGAGGTATGATGCGGATGCCGATATCTGGGTCCAAACATTGGGAATCTCCGGCCATGTACGATCAGTCAATGGCGTGCAGTGGGAGCCTTCTGGTGGATATCTTCTCTCGGCAAGTGCGGATCAGACCACACGTCTGCATGCGCAATGGTTGCGCGAGGAGTTGGGATCATGGCATGAGCTTGCACGACCGCAAATCCATGGATATGACTTGAACTGCGTAGACATCCTGGGCCCTGCGAGATTCGTCTCTGGTGCAGACGAAAAGCTTTTACGGGTTTTCAATGTGCCCAAGCAGATTGCTCAACTCCTCGAGAAACTTTCCGGTTTTCAGCAATCAACCGAAGCACTTCCAGACACCGCGCAAATGCCAGTACTCGGACTTTCGAATCAAGCGACTGGCGAAGAAACCCCgttggaagaagaagatgagagtAGCGCGCAAGCTGGAAAAGTCCAGGCCAGCTTAGCTGAGTCGAATGAGCCTCCTCTTGAAGACCAGCTAGCTCGCTACACACTATGGCCCGAGCACGAGAAGTTGTACGGCCATGGTTACGAAATATCTGCGGTTGCTGTCAGCCACGACCACACATTGATCGCTACTGCTTGCAAGGCCAGTTCTCTCGACCATGCCGTGATACGTCTGTACGATACTTCAGACTGGCATGAGATTCGACCTCCTCTTACTGCACACTCCTTGACGATAACGagcctctctttctctggcGATGATCGGTATCTTGCCAGTGTTGGACGGGACCGCCAATGGGCCGTTTTCCAACGAAATGAACAAGAGCCGTCGTCATTTTCGCTTCTACAATCGAATCCCAAGGGACACTCTAGGATGATCTTAGATGCGTCATGGGCACCCGTGACAGACAAGCCCGTCTTCGCAACAGCAGGCCGTGATAAATCTGTGAAACTCTGGAGAATGGAAGAGGGATCGTTCATGTGTAAATCGACCATCTCCCTGCAAAGTTCCGTTACTGCCATCTCTTTTTTGCCAGCTGTCCAGGATGGCTCTCTCCTCCTCGCTGTGGGTGAGGATAGCGGTGAGTTATCGGTCTACCAGGTCGTGGTTGACAGTCTTGAAGTCAAGCATCTTGTAACGATAGATAAGACTATGTCTCCGTCAAAGACGATTGCCGAGCTCTCCTGGCGGCCTACTACTCGGACGGATACGTCCAAATTCGAGCTTGCGGTTGCAAGTGAAGACACTTCGACGCGGATATATGCCATCTCGAATGTGTTTGCATGGAAGAATCGAAAGTTATGTACATAG
- the URM1 gene encoding ubiquitin-related modifier 1 (BUSCO:EOG09265K1R;~COG:O;~EggNog:ENOG410PR1E;~InterPro:IPR012675,IPR015221,IPR016155;~PFAM:PF09138;~go_component: GO:0005737 - cytoplasm [Evidence IEA];~go_process: GO:0034227 - tRNA thio-modification [Evidence IEA]), with protein MDTSAPGKNDSGAISITVEFTGGLEMLFSNERKHNVAIPAQLSDGSRPNIAYLLQYLVDNVMKDERKDLFILEDNVRPGILVLINDADWELEGEEKYELEQGDNIVFVSTLHGG; from the exons ATGGATACCTCTGCGCCGGGAAAAAATGATTCGGGTGCCATTTCGATCACTGTCGAGTTCAC CGGTGGCCTGGAGATGTTGTTCTCAAACGAGCGCAAACATAATGTCGCAATTCCCGCGCAATTAAGCGATGGCAGTCGGCCAAATATTGCCTACCTTCTCCAGTACCTTGTCGATAATGTCATGAAGGATGAGAGGAAAGATTTATTCATATTAGAAGACAATGT ACGGCCCGGAATCCTTGTTTTGATCAACGACGCCGATTGGGAACTTGAAGGCGAAGAGAAATACGAGCTTGAACAAGGAGATAACATTGTATTTGTTTCTACGCTCCATGGTGGCTAG